A window of Salmo trutta chromosome 5, fSalTru1.1, whole genome shotgun sequence contains these coding sequences:
- the LOC115193684 gene encoding ubiquitin-conjugating enzyme E2 D4-like: MALKRIQKELHDLQRDPPAQCSAGPVGEDLFHWQATIMGPTDSPYQGGVFFLTIHFPTDYPFKPPKVAFTTKIYHPNINSNGSICLDILRSQWSPALTVSKVLLSICSLLCDPNPDDPLVPDIAHIYKQDKEKYNRLARDWTQKYAM, from the exons ATGGCTTTGAAAAGAATACAGAAG gaGCTACATGACTTGCAAAGGGACCCTCCTGCTCAATGCTCTGCCGGACCAGTTGGAGAGGACT TGTTTCATTGGCAAGCCACAATCATGGGACCT ACTGACAGCCCATATCAGGGAGGAGTGTTCTTCCTCACCATCCACTTCCCAACAGACTATCCCTTCAAACCACCAAAG GTAGCCTTCACAACAAAAATCTATCACCCAAACATAAACAGTAATGGTAGCATCTGTCTGGACATTCTGAGGTCACAGTGGTCCCCAGCACTTACAGTTTCAAAAG TTTTATTGTCCATATGCTCTTTGCTATGTGACCCAAACCCAGATGACCCCCTAGTCCCAGACATAGCACACATCTACAAGCAGGACAAAGAAAA GTACAACAGATTAGCAAGAGATTGGACTCAAAAGTATGCAATGTAG